Proteins co-encoded in one Marinomonas sp. IMCC 4694 genomic window:
- a CDS encoding DMT family transporter, translating into MNTLSSNTQAMLYGLGAVLLWSTVATAFTLSLRHFSPTQLLLVANIVSLLFLTSLIVMKGECKALLCEIKLSWKASFLLGAINPFLYYLILLQAYNTLPAQEAQAINYTWAIMLSFMAVPILKQRLKPADYLAAGACYFGVLYISTRGNIDTLEFSNVTGVGFALFSTIIWAMYWLLNTKDTRPSIIGLTLNFAFALPIVLTYAAITGELSHWDQGGLWGAVYIGLFEMGLSFVLWNRAMKLTTNASQVANLIFLSPLLSIIWLSQFAGEPILRSTLIGLAFILAGLFVQNWSKRTKKTTL; encoded by the coding sequence ATGAATACGCTTTCTAGCAACACTCAAGCCATGCTGTACGGGCTTGGTGCGGTTTTATTATGGTCCACCGTCGCTACCGCGTTCACTCTTTCTTTGCGGCACTTTTCGCCAACGCAGTTATTGCTTGTGGCCAATATTGTTTCGCTACTTTTTTTAACATCCCTGATTGTGATGAAGGGCGAATGCAAAGCACTGCTCTGTGAGATCAAGCTTTCTTGGAAAGCGTCCTTCTTGTTGGGTGCGATCAACCCTTTTTTATATTATTTGATTCTGTTGCAAGCCTACAACACCTTGCCAGCACAAGAGGCACAAGCCATTAATTACACTTGGGCGATCATGCTGAGCTTTATGGCCGTGCCCATCTTAAAGCAACGCTTAAAACCTGCCGATTACCTCGCGGCGGGGGCCTGTTATTTTGGCGTTTTGTATATATCGACTCGTGGCAACATCGATACATTGGAGTTTTCTAATGTGACGGGGGTCGGATTCGCGCTCTTCAGTACTATTATTTGGGCGATGTATTGGCTACTCAACACCAAAGACACACGCCCTAGCATTATTGGCCTCACGCTCAATTTTGCTTTCGCCTTACCTATCGTGTTGACCTATGCCGCCATCACGGGCGAACTAAGCCATTGGGACCAAGGCGGGCTATGGGGTGCGGTGTACATTGGGTTATTTGAAATGGGGCTCAGCTTTGTGCTCTGGAATAGAGCCATGAAATTGACAACCAACGCAAGCCAAGTCGCTAACTTGATTTTCTTGTCGCCTCTACTGTCTATTATCTGGTTGTCGCAGTTTGCCGGTGAGCCTATTTTACGCTCCACACTCATTGGATTAGCTTTCATTCTTGCTGGGCTTTTTGTTCAAAACTGGTCAAAAAGAACAAAAAAAACTACTCTATAG
- a CDS encoding DMT family transporter encodes MPAFAYLLLPIFFWSGNYILGRMTLSSGIDPFSISFLRWSLACLLILPFAYKKLWLEKQIIAKNWPLLMLFGWLGICNYNLFLYIGLSSTTVTNAVLLNSIMPMMILITARLLLGNKTSWLQNAGIIISTAGAVTIVSRGSLDTFLHLSFSRGDLWIIAAAVSWAIYSVMIIKRPKGMSLLGFFACTALIGTAFQAPLFFLFGTSTLSEFTFSNWAAIIYMGIFASIGAFLCWNIGIQKLGAPTAGHFIHLLPVFSIGLSVVFLEEQLLSFHYRGIALIFTGIFVATVLNKRQKRGF; translated from the coding sequence ATGCCAGCTTTTGCTTATTTACTCCTGCCCATTTTCTTCTGGTCTGGCAATTACATTTTAGGACGAATGACACTCTCCAGTGGTATTGACCCATTTTCGATTTCTTTTTTACGCTGGAGCCTCGCTTGCTTACTTATCTTGCCTTTTGCCTATAAAAAACTCTGGTTAGAAAAGCAGATCATCGCCAAAAACTGGCCTTTACTCATGCTATTTGGTTGGCTGGGCATCTGTAATTACAACCTATTCTTATACATAGGCCTGTCTTCCACCACCGTCACCAACGCCGTGCTATTAAATTCCATTATGCCGATGATGATACTGATTACCGCGCGGTTATTATTGGGCAATAAAACGTCTTGGCTACAAAATGCTGGCATTATCATATCAACTGCGGGCGCGGTCACCATTGTCAGCCGAGGCAGTTTAGATACTTTTTTACACCTTAGCTTTTCTCGCGGTGACCTATGGATTATTGCCGCGGCCGTAAGCTGGGCAATTTACTCGGTGATGATTATTAAACGGCCTAAAGGTATGTCGTTACTCGGCTTTTTTGCCTGTACCGCTTTAATTGGCACGGCTTTTCAAGCACCGCTTTTCTTTCTTTTTGGTACCAGCACCCTGTCAGAGTTTACCTTCAGTAACTGGGCCGCAATTATCTACATGGGAATTTTTGCGTCCATTGGCGCCTTTTTATGCTGGAACATTGGCATTCAGAAACTCGGGGCTCCCACCGCTGGGCATTTTATTCACTTATTACCGGTGTTTAGTATTGGCTTGTCTGTCGTGTTTTTAGAAGAGCAATTACTCAGCTTTCATTACCGTGGTATCGCGCTGATTTTTACCGGAATTTTTGTGGCAACCGTACTGAACAAGCGCCAAAAAAGAGGCTTTTAA
- a CDS encoding ATP-binding cassette domain-containing protein, producing MLNIDLQYDWDNFHARYCVDIAPGVTTLLGGSGEGKSTLLSLLGGFLTGRGGLEFRGESLLVLPAYQRPVSTLFQSDNLFPQLTVWQNVAIGLSPSLKLTRKQQEKVQWALEKTQLVDKKTRFPHALSGGQAQRVAIARVLVRQKPILLLDEPFSALDPSLREEMLHLVNQVTLELGLTTLLVSHLPQEASLVGGHVILIEHGQIVAHEPVSVLSGEDHGHFSRYLGGASR from the coding sequence GTGTTAAACATTGATCTGCAATACGATTGGGATAATTTTCACGCTCGTTACTGTGTGGACATTGCTCCCGGTGTCACCACTTTGTTGGGGGGGAGTGGCGAGGGGAAAAGTACGCTGTTGTCTTTGCTGGGTGGTTTTTTAACTGGGCGAGGAGGGCTGGAATTTCGAGGCGAATCATTGTTGGTTTTACCTGCCTACCAACGTCCTGTTTCTACTTTGTTTCAAAGTGATAATTTATTTCCGCAATTGACCGTCTGGCAAAATGTCGCGATTGGCTTATCACCGTCCCTTAAGTTAACTCGCAAACAGCAAGAGAAAGTGCAGTGGGCGTTAGAAAAAACTCAGCTTGTGGATAAAAAAACGCGTTTTCCACACGCTTTGTCTGGCGGCCAAGCGCAGCGCGTAGCGATTGCCCGTGTTTTGGTTCGTCAAAAACCGATTTTATTGTTGGATGAGCCTTTTAGCGCCCTTGATCCGTCGTTAAGGGAAGAGATGTTGCATTTGGTCAATCAAGTGACGCTGGAATTAGGGTTGACTACGTTGCTGGTGTCGCATTTGCCGCAAGAGGCAAGCCTCGTTGGCGGGCATGTTATTTTGATTGAGCATGGGCAGATTGTTGCACATGAGCCAGTGTCTGTTTTGTCAGGCGAGGATCATGGGCATTTTTCACGTTATCTCGGTGGTGCCAGCAGGTAA
- the thiP gene encoding thiamine/thiamine pyrophosphate ABC transporter permease translates to MFFLRTIRGLTPALLGVGVFLLIGAASLAALLRYSDFATWYEYVQQPYLWRVVRFSLWQALLSSGMSLLIAIPVASCLMHRRFVGRSLLLQLFSVSMVVPTIVAILGLVVVYGRRGWLNQLFGVEVPLYGLSGILLAHVFFNMPLAVRLLLQGYDLIPAGQWRQASQLGFSRWAAFRWIEWHYIKKTLPGAFVLIFMLCFSSFAVVLSLGGGPKSSTLEVAIYQALRFEFDLNKASFLALLQVLICSAFALLVYRMAPINRQDASLVTDSHYLVRDSNWAKGGDAVALLCAFILVIPPFLAIFDPIFSPVFLETVRSLVLWNAVFVSLKIALPAAFISVLLGVCFAVLARFCMDRAYLSKLPTKIEHLGNMILMVPGLVIATGLFLLLRDLGWGLPSSYWIVVWVNAVMALPFVLRALMPVMYQQEKRFRHLYVSLGVRSWARWRLEWPLIRMGVAQALGYALLLSLGDMGVIALFGSQGLVSLPLYLFQLIGAYRLEEGACVAVVLISLCLLLFYGSTRLVGGGTRVKH, encoded by the coding sequence GTGTTTTTTTTACGCACAATAAGAGGACTGACGCCTGCGCTGTTGGGCGTTGGCGTTTTCTTATTAATAGGAGCCGCCAGTTTGGCGGCTCTTTTGCGTTACAGTGATTTTGCCACTTGGTATGAGTACGTGCAGCAGCCGTACTTGTGGCGAGTGGTGCGTTTTTCGTTGTGGCAAGCGCTGTTAAGTAGTGGCATGAGTTTATTGATTGCGATTCCGGTGGCATCTTGTTTGATGCACCGACGTTTTGTCGGTCGGTCTTTATTGTTGCAGCTGTTTTCGGTCTCTATGGTGGTGCCAACGATTGTGGCGATTTTGGGGCTGGTGGTGGTGTATGGCCGACGCGGTTGGTTGAATCAGCTGTTTGGTGTGGAGGTTCCCTTGTACGGTTTGAGCGGGATTTTACTCGCTCACGTATTTTTTAATATGCCTTTGGCTGTTCGGCTGTTGTTGCAAGGGTATGATTTGATTCCTGCGGGGCAGTGGCGTCAGGCGTCTCAATTAGGTTTTTCGCGCTGGGCCGCGTTTCGATGGATTGAATGGCATTACATTAAAAAAACGTTGCCGGGCGCGTTTGTACTGATTTTTATGCTGTGCTTTTCCAGTTTTGCTGTGGTGTTGAGTTTGGGGGGTGGACCTAAGTCGAGCACCTTAGAAGTCGCCATTTATCAGGCGCTTCGTTTTGAATTTGACCTCAACAAGGCCAGTTTTTTAGCCCTGCTACAAGTACTGATTTGCAGCGCTTTTGCGTTGCTAGTGTATCGAATGGCACCGATCAATCGACAAGACGCCAGTTTGGTGACGGATTCCCATTACCTTGTACGAGATTCTAATTGGGCAAAAGGGGGGGATGCTGTCGCATTGTTGTGTGCTTTTATTCTAGTGATTCCGCCTTTTTTGGCGATTTTTGATCCGATTTTTTCGCCTGTATTTTTAGAAACGGTGCGGTCTTTGGTGTTATGGAACGCGGTATTCGTCTCATTGAAAATCGCTTTGCCAGCGGCTTTCATTAGTGTGTTGCTTGGGGTGTGCTTTGCTGTATTGGCGCGGTTTTGCATGGATCGAGCCTATCTTTCTAAGTTGCCTACCAAGATAGAGCACCTTGGTAACATGATTTTGATGGTGCCAGGGCTGGTGATTGCGACCGGTTTATTTTTGCTTTTGCGGGATTTAGGCTGGGGGTTGCCGTCAAGCTATTGGATTGTGGTGTGGGTGAATGCGGTGATGGCGCTGCCGTTTGTTTTGCGAGCTCTCATGCCGGTGATGTATCAGCAAGAAAAGCGCTTTCGTCATTTGTATGTGAGTTTGGGGGTGCGGTCTTGGGCGCGTTGGCGATTGGAATGGCCACTTATCCGCATGGGTGTCGCGCAAGCTTTGGGGTATGCGCTGTTATTGTCGTTGGGCGACATGGGAGTGATCGCGCTGTTTGGTAGTCAAGGTTTGGTGTCGTTACCTTTGTACTTATTTCAGTTGATCGGCGCGTATCGGCTCGAAGAAGGGGCGTGTGTTGCTGTGGTGTTGATTAGCCTATGTTTGCTGTTGTTTTATGGTTCGACGCGTCTTGTTGGTGGAGGAACTCGTGTTAAACATTGA
- the thiB gene encoding thiamine ABC transporter substrate binding subunit produces MTTSFSPFFSASLVTFGIALSPIVLAVDTLNVYTYDSFSSDWGPGPKIKANFEQDCDCVVNFVALDSSVGILSRVQLEGQASQADILLGLDLNLMEAAKKTGLLVNHSVDTSAVTVPGGWSDKTFLPFDQGHFAFIYNTETLLNPPTSLKDVVDNQDLRVIYQDPRTSTPGLGLLLWMKSVYGDNAAEAWERLASHTVTVTKGWSDAYGLFLKGEADVVLSYTTSPAYHMVAEGENKYQAAPASEGHYPQVEVAAMMKNAPNAALATRFMQFILQPGFQSTIATGNWMLPVVALDQALPAAFDSALAPTKNLVLPAKDVAQYRNLWVNEWLEATTR; encoded by the coding sequence TTGACTACTTCTTTTAGCCCTTTTTTTTCTGCCTCGTTGGTCACTTTTGGCATCGCCTTGTCGCCTATTGTGCTGGCGGTCGATACGCTGAACGTATACACCTACGATTCGTTTTCATCCGATTGGGGCCCTGGCCCTAAAATCAAAGCCAATTTTGAACAAGACTGTGATTGTGTAGTGAATTTTGTGGCGCTTGATTCGTCGGTTGGCATTTTGTCCCGTGTGCAATTAGAAGGACAAGCGTCTCAAGCGGATATCTTGTTGGGGTTGGACCTTAACTTAATGGAAGCGGCGAAAAAGACCGGATTGTTAGTCAATCACAGCGTCGATACATCCGCTGTGACGGTACCTGGTGGTTGGTCGGATAAGACTTTTTTGCCATTTGATCAAGGTCATTTTGCGTTTATTTACAACACAGAAACGTTACTCAATCCGCCAACCAGTTTAAAAGATGTCGTGGATAATCAAGATTTACGCGTTATCTATCAAGATCCACGTACTAGCACGCCTGGTTTGGGTTTGTTGTTGTGGATGAAATCCGTCTATGGTGATAACGCGGCGGAGGCTTGGGAGCGTTTAGCGAGTCATACGGTGACGGTAACTAAAGGCTGGTCCGATGCTTATGGTTTGTTTCTGAAAGGCGAGGCTGATGTGGTATTGAGTTACACCACATCGCCGGCGTATCACATGGTAGCGGAAGGCGAAAATAAATACCAAGCTGCGCCAGCCAGTGAAGGCCATTACCCTCAAGTAGAAGTGGCCGCGATGATGAAAAACGCACCAAACGCGGCACTGGCAACGCGTTTTATGCAGTTTATTTTGCAGCCAGGTTTTCAATCGACCATTGCAACGGGTAACTGGATGCTGCCTGTAGTGGCGCTAGATCAAGCTTTACCCGCGGCATTTGACAGTGCATTGGCACCCACCAAAAATCTAGTCTTACCTGCCAAAGACGTTGCACAATATCGTAATCTTTGGGTCAATGAGTGGCTTGAAGCGACCACCCGATAA
- a CDS encoding 3-deoxy-D-manno-octulosonic acid transferase, with the protein MWLYRVLFVIFSPFVLWKIRQFKTHYSSYRAKEALGFWPKVEADLWIHCASVGEVLAVRPLVDVWREKFPEKRLLMTTMTPTGAEQVAKSFPFAEHRYLPMDWRCAVKRALKQLRCSHLMIVETELWPNLLQLAKRQGIQIDIVNARLSERSFRRYQKIPIVSKPLLALPDCFLAHAQADAERFSALGAKKVKVVGNIKFDLAVPERVRQDNWRQSLGNRFVWIGASTHQGEDDSVLRAHKVLRQTYPDALLILVPRHPERFDAVAALAVQASFDVLRRSQTSPADWSQASVVIGDSMGELMHYYQASDVAFVGGSLIERGGHNPIEPALLGKTIIVGPHTFNFLDITEQLIHANGALRCQNDAALTQCIVELAADSTRRSQLGRSALQFAQKNQGAVARVCSEIDFR; encoded by the coding sequence ATGTGGCTTTACCGTGTGTTATTCGTCATTTTTTCGCCGTTTGTTTTATGGAAAATACGACAGTTTAAAACCCATTATTCGAGTTATCGAGCGAAAGAAGCGTTGGGCTTTTGGCCCAAGGTGGAAGCGGATTTGTGGATCCATTGTGCGTCTGTAGGCGAGGTGTTGGCTGTTCGTCCTTTGGTTGATGTGTGGCGGGAAAAATTTCCTGAGAAACGATTATTGATGACCACTATGACGCCAACGGGTGCCGAGCAGGTGGCCAAGTCGTTTCCTTTTGCAGAACATCGATATTTACCTATGGATTGGCGATGTGCCGTAAAAAGGGCGCTTAAGCAACTGCGGTGTTCCCATTTAATGATTGTCGAGACGGAACTCTGGCCAAATCTTTTACAGTTAGCAAAACGTCAAGGCATTCAAATTGACATAGTAAACGCGCGGTTAAGTGAGCGTTCTTTTCGGCGCTATCAAAAAATCCCCATTGTTTCTAAACCTTTACTGGCGTTGCCCGATTGTTTTTTGGCTCATGCTCAAGCTGATGCAGAGCGTTTTAGTGCGCTTGGGGCAAAGAAGGTGAAAGTGGTAGGAAATATTAAATTTGATCTTGCCGTTCCAGAACGAGTACGGCAAGACAACTGGCGCCAGAGTCTAGGAAATCGGTTTGTTTGGATTGGTGCGAGTACGCATCAGGGTGAAGATGACTCAGTGCTGCGTGCACATAAGGTGTTGCGGCAAACCTACCCGGATGCGCTGCTTATTTTGGTACCGCGTCATCCTGAGCGCTTTGATGCCGTTGCCGCGTTGGCTGTACAAGCCTCGTTTGACGTGCTGCGTCGTAGTCAGACCTCGCCAGCGGATTGGTCCCAAGCAAGCGTGGTGATAGGTGATTCTATGGGGGAATTGATGCACTACTACCAAGCGTCAGACGTAGCGTTTGTGGGTGGCAGTTTGATCGAACGAGGCGGACATAACCCGATTGAACCGGCATTGCTTGGTAAGACTATTATTGTGGGTCCGCATACGTTCAATTTTTTAGACATTACCGAGCAGCTTATCCATGCGAACGGTGCGTTGCGTTGTCAAAACGACGCCGCTTTGACGCAATGTATCGTGGAGTTGGCTGCCGACTCGACTCGACGAAGCCAATTGGGCCGATCAGCTTTGCAATTTGCACAAAAAAACCAAGGCGCGGTGGCCAGAGTGTGTTCAGAAATAGACTTCCGTTAG
- the msbA gene encoding lipid A export permease/ATP-binding protein MsbA: MKTYFRLLGYVRSSWGYLLLSVLGYVIYAAMEPALAALLKHIVDVVSLGTISDSRTLIPLAILAVFIARGIGTFLGNYFMAKVANNVVFDLRTHMFNKLVRLPSDYYHSIPTGRLLAKLTYDTEQVIGSITQAIRVLLREGLTVVGLLGYMIYMNWRLSLLFLLVVPLIGLIVAYASKRFRKLSTRIQNAMGGVTDVASEAIKGHEVVKIFGGSDYEIERFRQAAGENRRSQLKMEMTKSLNIPLVQFILAVMMAILIWFALSPSISSHMSPGDFIAFLTAAGMLGKPIRQLTEVNSILQKGIAASYSIFDFIDLKEEVDDGKTTATMFKGDIEWRNMSFKYTGAEKYALKNINLSLPAGKTLALVGRSGSGKSTMANLLPRFYNINEGQISIDGVSISDYTLTDLRSNIALVNQQVVLFNGTIRDNIAYGFLKEADEEEVVNAAKAANAWDFIQELDHGLDTMVGENGVLLSGGQRQRIAIARAILKNAPILILDEATSALDTESERAIQTALDGLMANRTTIAIAHRLSTIENADIIAVVDHGEIIEQGSHHELLALNGAYALLHNQQFSDTIA; the protein is encoded by the coding sequence ATGAAAACCTATTTCCGTTTATTGGGGTATGTACGTTCCTCATGGGGCTATCTGTTGCTCAGTGTGTTGGGGTATGTGATTTACGCGGCAATGGAACCGGCGTTGGCGGCTTTGCTAAAGCACATTGTTGATGTGGTGTCTCTTGGGACCATCTCAGACAGTCGCACCTTGATCCCGTTGGCAATTTTGGCGGTATTTATTGCGCGCGGAATAGGCACCTTTTTGGGCAACTATTTTATGGCCAAAGTTGCGAATAATGTGGTGTTTGATCTGCGCACTCATATGTTTAACAAACTGGTGCGCCTGCCATCCGATTATTATCACTCTATTCCAACCGGGCGCTTGTTGGCCAAGTTAACGTATGACACCGAGCAGGTCATCGGCTCCATTACTCAAGCCATTCGCGTGCTGCTGCGAGAAGGCTTAACAGTGGTCGGCTTACTGGGTTACATGATTTACATGAACTGGCGTTTGTCATTGTTGTTTTTATTAGTGGTGCCGCTGATTGGTTTAATTGTCGCTTACGCCTCAAAGCGTTTTCGTAAGCTGAGTACGCGCATCCAGAATGCCATGGGCGGCGTGACCGATGTAGCGTCTGAAGCCATTAAAGGCCACGAGGTGGTGAAAATTTTTGGCGGTAGCGACTATGAAATTGAGCGCTTTCGGCAAGCGGCTGGAGAGAATCGACGCTCTCAGCTAAAAATGGAAATGACCAAATCCTTAAACATCCCTCTTGTGCAGTTTATTTTAGCGGTCATGATGGCGATTCTTATTTGGTTTGCTCTGAGCCCGTCAATCAGCTCGCATATGTCGCCAGGGGATTTTATCGCATTTTTGACCGCGGCAGGTATGTTGGGCAAACCCATTCGTCAGTTAACCGAGGTGAACAGCATTTTGCAAAAAGGCATTGCCGCGTCGTACAGTATTTTTGATTTTATCGACTTAAAAGAAGAGGTCGATGACGGTAAAACGACGGCGACAATGTTCAAAGGCGATATTGAGTGGCGAAACATGTCATTTAAATACACTGGCGCCGAGAAATATGCGCTCAAAAATATCAACTTGTCTTTGCCTGCGGGCAAAACATTGGCCTTGGTCGGTCGCTCTGGCAGCGGTAAATCGACCATGGCAAACTTGTTGCCACGGTTTTATAACATCAATGAAGGTCAAATCAGCATAGACGGTGTGTCCATTAGTGACTATACACTGACGGATTTGCGTTCGAACATTGCCCTAGTCAATCAGCAGGTGGTGCTTTTTAACGGCACGATTCGAGACAACATCGCCTACGGATTCTTAAAAGAAGCCGATGAAGAGGAGGTGGTTAACGCCGCTAAAGCCGCAAACGCGTGGGACTTTATCCAAGAGTTGGATCATGGATTGGATACTATGGTTGGCGAAAACGGCGTGTTGTTGTCGGGCGGCCAGCGTCAGAGAATCGCTATTGCTCGCGCTATTTTGAAAAATGCGCCCATTCTTATTTTAGACGAAGCGACATCGGCGCTGGATACCGAATCTGAGCGCGCCATTCAAACGGCATTGGATGGTCTAATGGCGAATCGCACCACGATTGCCATTGCCCATCGATTGTCCACCATTGAGAACGCCGACATCATTGCTGTGGTAGACCATGGTGAGATCATCGAGCAGGGTTCTCACCATGAGTTATTAGCATTAAATGGCGCCTACGCCTTGCTGCATAATCAGCAATTCAGCGATACGATTGCCTAG
- the hldE gene encoding bifunctional D-glycero-beta-D-manno-heptose-7-phosphate kinase/D-glycero-beta-D-manno-heptose 1-phosphate adenylyltransferase HldE — translation MNSSYLNFKDKHILVVGDVMLDRYWHGGTSRISPEAPVQVVKVSTIEDRPGGAANVALGLAKLGMSVTLIGVVGNDENADVLTRCLEKEGVICHFVRSETLPTITKLRVMSRHQQLIRLDFEEREDSLSQNEALASAVERCLPDADAVIFSDYAKGCLADVQTLIRLSNVANVPSFVDPKGNDFSIYQGATLVKPNLLEFETIVGKCHSTKELEEKAKALREEFGWKALLVTRGEEGLILLSEDKPPFSLATAAKEVFDVTGAGDTVVAVLAAVYVTSKRLIDAVEYANQAAGYVVGKLGTASISADQLEGIMFQRSHGTNFGVLSPEDLLEQIKLSQINGEKIVFTNGCFDILHPGHIAYMKQAKALGDRLIVAVNTDASVKRLKGEKRPINNLIHRMSVLEGLGAIDWVTWFDEDTPKEIVEFLTPDVLVKGGDYTIDTIVGAEHTLANGGEVRVLTFVDGYSTTAIIEKANL, via the coding sequence ATGAACTCTTCGTATTTGAATTTTAAAGATAAACACATTCTTGTGGTTGGGGATGTGATGTTGGATCGCTATTGGCATGGTGGTACTTCGCGTATTTCTCCTGAAGCGCCGGTCCAAGTGGTGAAGGTATCGACCATTGAAGATCGCCCTGGCGGCGCGGCGAATGTGGCGTTGGGTTTGGCCAAATTAGGCATGTCGGTAACCTTGATTGGCGTGGTCGGTAATGATGAAAACGCCGATGTGTTGACCCGTTGCCTCGAAAAAGAAGGGGTGATTTGTCATTTTGTGCGCTCAGAAACGCTCCCGACAATTACCAAATTACGAGTGATGAGCCGACACCAACAGCTTATCCGCTTAGATTTTGAAGAGCGCGAAGACAGTCTTTCCCAGAATGAGGCACTGGCCAGTGCCGTAGAGCGCTGCTTACCTGACGCCGATGCCGTCATTTTTTCCGATTATGCCAAAGGCTGTCTGGCCGATGTGCAAACCTTGATTCGCTTATCTAATGTGGCGAACGTGCCGAGTTTTGTCGATCCGAAAGGCAATGATTTCTCTATTTATCAAGGTGCCACCTTGGTGAAACCCAATTTATTGGAGTTTGAAACCATTGTTGGCAAATGCCATTCAACCAAAGAGTTAGAAGAAAAAGCCAAGGCGTTACGTGAAGAGTTTGGCTGGAAAGCGCTCTTAGTAACGCGTGGTGAAGAGGGGTTAATATTATTAAGCGAGGATAAACCGCCGTTTTCATTGGCGACCGCAGCGAAAGAGGTGTTCGATGTGACGGGTGCGGGCGATACGGTGGTGGCTGTGTTAGCTGCGGTGTATGTGACCAGCAAACGCTTGATTGATGCGGTGGAATACGCCAACCAAGCCGCGGGTTATGTGGTTGGAAAGCTGGGCACGGCATCGATCAGTGCCGATCAGTTAGAAGGTATTATGTTTCAGCGTTCACACGGTACGAATTTTGGTGTTTTATCCCCAGAAGACTTGCTTGAGCAAATTAAGCTGTCTCAGATTAACGGCGAAAAGATCGTCTTTACCAATGGGTGTTTTGATATTCTTCACCCTGGGCACATCGCTTATATGAAGCAAGCGAAAGCCTTAGGTGATCGCTTAATTGTCGCCGTGAATACGGATGCGTCAGTGAAGCGTTTAAAAGGTGAAAAGCGCCCCATCAATAATCTTATCCATCGCATGTCGGTATTAGAAGGCTTGGGCGCGATTGATTGGGTGACTTGGTTCGATGAAGACACGCCAAAAGAGATTGTTGAGTTTTTAACGCCAGATGTTCTGGTAAAAGGGGGCGATTATACGATCGACACCATTGTCGGCGCGGAACATACGCTAGCAAATGGCGGCGAAGTAAGAGTGCTGACTTTTGTGGATGGGTATTCGACCACGGCGATCATCGAAAAAGCGAACCTGTAA
- a CDS encoding AGE family epimerase/isomerase — translation MMLNSALSASQSFLFDELLTRWSVQGIDAKQGFSYESMTHDWRRNDVGRVRLLTQCRQLYTFSHACQLQPNPEWQAKLTPLFEFIVSHYFINDRWIFSLNDDLSIKDTQSDAYALAFVLLSFSHYFMATKDEHALTYMKQTHRFLLDNMQAESGGFFESYPVDVSQIRRQNPHMHLLEGYIAAFNVTQDDAYKQTVQSLLDLTFAHFYDKKSKTLREFFTSDWQLDPDTGNQVEPGHHFEWVWLLYQANAILPNTDYTDLAQQLWLTASRHGMAKNGGIFNQIDGNTYQAIDQNKRIWPITEYLKAITVMPIGKEEKIDRLEKALDFMQCYYFLPDGRWNEYLNADNSPKGFPLPGTSSYHIFLGLAEVITWTKSNMST, via the coding sequence ATGATGCTGAACTCCGCTCTCTCCGCCAGTCAATCCTTTCTATTTGATGAACTGTTAACGCGCTGGTCTGTTCAGGGCATCGATGCAAAACAAGGGTTTAGCTACGAAAGCATGACCCACGACTGGCGTCGTAACGACGTGGGACGAGTGCGTTTGCTCACACAATGTCGACAGCTTTACACCTTTAGTCACGCTTGCCAATTGCAACCTAACCCAGAATGGCAGGCTAAGCTTACGCCCTTATTTGAGTTTATCGTTTCGCATTATTTTATTAATGATCGTTGGATATTCTCGCTCAATGACGACTTATCCATAAAAGACACACAATCAGACGCCTATGCACTGGCGTTTGTTTTGTTGTCTTTTAGCCATTACTTCATGGCAACAAAAGACGAACACGCCCTAACCTACATGAAACAAACCCACCGCTTTTTGTTAGATAACATGCAAGCGGAGTCTGGCGGCTTCTTTGAATCTTATCCAGTTGATGTTTCACAAATTCGTCGCCAAAATCCGCACATGCACCTGTTAGAAGGTTATATAGCCGCCTTCAATGTGACTCAGGACGACGCCTACAAGCAGACCGTACAGTCCTTACTCGATCTGACCTTTGCGCATTTTTACGACAAAAAAAGCAAAACACTGCGTGAATTTTTCACCTCGGACTGGCAACTTGACCCCGACACGGGCAATCAAGTCGAACCAGGGCACCACTTCGAATGGGTCTGGTTGCTGTACCAAGCCAACGCCATTTTGCCTAATACCGATTATACGGATTTGGCCCAACAATTATGGCTGACCGCAAGCCGTCATGGTATGGCAAAGAACGGCGGCATTTTCAATCAAATAGACGGCAATACCTATCAAGCCATCGACCAAAACAAGCGTATTTGGCCAATCACTGAATACTTAAAAGCCATTACCGTCATGCCTATTGGCAAAGAAGAAAAAATTGACCGTTTAGAAAAAGCCCTCGATTTTATGCAGTGTTACTATTTTTTACCCGATGGCCGTTGGAATGAATACCTTAATGCAGACAACAGTCCAAAAGGTTTCCCTCTTCCTGGTACAAGCAGTTATCATATTTTTCTCGGCTTGGCAGAAGTGATAACATGGACAAAATCAAACATGAGCACTTAA